The Corallococcus caeni region GCGTGCGATTGTTGACCCGGCCATATTCACGGACGTGGGTCATGACCTTCCGGTCCAGCTCGTCCACCGTCCGGCGTTGGTAGTCCACGGCGGAGCCCAGCTCCTTGAGAACCTCTCCACGAAGCCGATAGGCGGGATGGGCGTTGCGCGCGGTCTGCCGCGTGGCCTCCAGGATGGAGGGGTCATTGCTCGCCAGCCTGCGCAGGATGGTTTCGGCCTCCGGCACGGACTTCTGAAGCAGGGGGGCTGCTTCCTGTGCGGTCACCGTGCGACGGCGGCGCAGCCAGAACAGGATGAGGAGCGTGTCCGTGTCATCCCGCTCCTGCTCGGGAAGTTGGGCGATGAACCGGGTGATCTGGGTCCTGGCCGCGCCTCCCACCAGCTTGACCTGGACCAACTCGCTAGAGGTTTCGATGTGCGGGATTTCGCGGCCGGAGCGAATCATCTCGCGGTACATGCGGTCGACGCCCCGTCCCGCTTCCTCCGCGAAGCCGAGTGTGCGCGACGCCTTGGCCAGGAGCGCGTTGCGGGGCTTGGGTGGGTGCGTGAGGATGTTCTCGGGTGTGACGCCCGCGACGAGCGGTCCCGGCGAGCTCACGATGAAGACCTGGGGAGAGTGCTCGATGAGCACCGCGCCCTGGAGCCGGTAGTCCCGGTGGACGAGCGCGTTGACGATGGCTTCCCGGATGGCCAGGCTCGGAAAGTCGGCGACATCCAGGAGTTGTCCGTTGGGGAGTGATACGGGCACCTGGTTGAGCCTGGCTCGAATCAGCCCGAGAATTTCGCCGAACGCCAGGACCAGGGGCGCATCAATGCGCTGGATGGCCAGCGGCTCGCCTCCGGGGGTCTGGCGGTAGTGGTACTGGAGCGCGGGTGAAGGAGACGCGTCGCAGAAGAGCAGTTCGCCTGCCTTGAGAAGCTCTCCCTCCTGGGTGACCAGCCCCAGGGCACGTAGCAGGTCCTGGGGGCTTCTGAGACGCGCGTAGTTCCGGCGCTCATCCGTGAGGGTGGCCAGGCTTTCCCTCGCGGCCTGAAGGGCCAGGGGCGAAGCCTCCTGGATGTCACGTCCGCTGGGCTGCGCGGACCAGTCAAAGCTCCGGCGGTCATCGCGCAGCCTGGCGATCTCCTCCGGGCTCATGGGCAGGCAGTCACTGCCAAGCCTCCGCCGTGCACGCCCTTGTGGATCGGAGTGCACTTCAATGCCTTGGGGAACGAAGACAACGAGCAGGCGTACCCCGGCAAAGAGGTGCTCTTCCACTTCGACCAGCAGGGAGGGGCGGGTCAGCTCGTAGATGCGCCGGCGAACTTGCTCGGCTTCCAGGCTCGTTCCCAGGAACGCGGCGGGTCCGCCCTGCTTGTCATCGACTCCGATGACGAGCGCTCCTCCGTTCGCGTTCGTGAAGCAGATGGCGTCACCTGCGAGCTCACGCATGAAGTCATCGGCACTGCGCCCCTCGCGCTTGAAGTCGAGGGTGACGCTTTCCAGCTTCTGCGCAGGGTGCCCTTCCTGAACCTTCTCCAGGGTAGGGCGCAGTTGGTCCCGGATGTGGCGCATCATGGCGGTTTCCGTGCGAGTTCGCGGCGTGTTTGCGGATCTCCTTCAGAGTGTAGGGTGGTCGCAAACTCGACGCAAACTCCGGTGAGTCTCCCCCGCAGGGGGCGTGGCGTGCCTTAGAGTCGTAGGGTGCCCATCGTCCACGACTGGCTGGCCCGGCGGGCTTCGCTCGCCCCGGAGCGCACGGCGCTCGTTGATTCGCTCCGGGGTGGGCGGCGCATCTCGTGGGCGGAGTGGAATGACTCCGCCCACCGGACCGCGCTGCTGCTGCGCGACCTGGGCGTGGGCGTGGGTGACCGCGTCTCCGTCCTGGCCTTCAACGGCGTGGAGACGCTGGACCTCGTGTTCGCGTGCGCCAAGCTGGGCGCCGTGCTCCAGCCGCTCAACTGGCGCCTGGGCGTGGAGGAGCTGCACGGCCTGCTCTCCGATGTCGCTCCCTCCGTCGTCTGCTTCGGTCCGGAGTTCGGCCCTCAAGTGGACGCCTTGCGCTCACGTCTTCCGGCGCACTGGGTCTCCCTTTCGGATCCGCTCTTCTGCTCGCGCGAGACGCTGACCGGCGCGCTGCCCTCCCTCGAACTGGAGGCGGATGCACCTTGGGTGCTGTGCTCCACCGGCGGGAGCACCGGCCTTCCGAAGTCCGCCGTGCTCACGCATGGCTCGCTCACCGCCAACGCCGTGAACACCGTCGTCAGCTGGGGCCTCACCCAGGACGACGTGGCGCTCGTCAACGCGCCCCTGTTCCACACTGGCGGCCTCAACGTGTTCGCCCTGCCCCTGGTGTACGTGGGCGGCGCCTCCGTCGTGTGCCGTGCCTTCGACGTGGCGCAGACCTTCGACCTCATCGACTCGGGCTCCGTGAACCTCGTGTTCGGCGTGCCCACCATGTTCATCGAGATGCAGCGGCATCCCCGCTTCGAGGCCGTGGACTTCTCCCGCCTCAAGCTGCTCATCAGCGGCGGCGCCCCCTGTCCCGCCCCCGTCTTCGAGCGCTTCTTCGCTCGCGGCATTCCCTTCCGCACCGGCTACGGCCTCACCGAGGGCGGCCCCAACAACTTCTTCCTCCCCGACGCCGTCATGCGCTCGCACGCGGGCTTCGTCGGTGTGCCCCTGTTCCACGTCGAAGCGCGCATTGACGGCGAACAGCGCCCCGGAGACGTGGGTGAGCTGCTCCTTCGCGGCCCCCACCTTTGCGCCGGCTACTGGCGCCGGCCGGAGGAGACCGCTCGCACCTTCGTGGACGGATGGCTGCACACCGGCGACCTGGCCTCCCGCGACGCGCAGGGCTTCTTCCGCATCGAGGGCCGCGCCAAGGACCTGATCATCTCCGGCGGCGAGAACATCCACCCCTCCGAGGTCGAGAGCGTCCTCGCCGGCCACCCCGATGTCGCCGAGGTCGCCGTCATCGGCGTCCCCGACCCGAAGTGGGGCGAGGTCCCCCGCGCCCTCGTCGTCCCCCGGCCGGGCGCCGATCCGACCCTGGAGGCGCTGGTGGCCTTCTGTGCCGGCCGGCTCGCCCGGTACAAGCTGCCCCGCACGCTGCGGCTGCTGGAGTCCCTGCCGCGTACCCCGGCGGGCAAGGTGGACCGGCGGGGGCTCGCCCGGATGCACGGCGAGGGCTGAATTTCCGTTCCGTTGCGCCCGTCCCCCTGGAAGCCCCTGGGATGTCCCTGCGGACCGCCGTTCGTAATATTTCGTCATGGGCCCGTAGCCCCCTGGAAATGTACGGGTGGGAGGTTGCAGGTCGCGGCCCGGAGGCGGTCCGCATCCCCCGCGGAGACCCGAACCATGGAGAACACGCCACGCCCCACGGCCTCCGAGGAGGCCACCATCCAGGTGCTCCTCGTGGAGGACGATGAACGCCTGGCGCGGCTCACCGCCCGCTACCTCCAGGAGCACGGCATCATCGTCACCGTGTCCGCGTCCGGCACCGACGCGCTCCTCCAGACGTCCCGCCACACCTACGACGTCATCCTCCTGGACCTCATGCTCCCCGGCCGCGACGGCCTGGAGGTCTGCCGCGAGCTGCGCACCCGCACGGACGTGCCCATCATCATGCTCACCGCGCGCGGCGAGGAGGCCGACCGCGTCCTGGGACTGGAGTCCGGCGCGGATGACTACCTGCCCAAGCCCTACTCGTCGCGCGAGCTGCTCGCCCGCATCCGCGCCCAGGTGCGCCGCGCGCGCGGCAAGGTGGGCCCCACCAGCCACCCCGTGCACGCGGGCCGGCTGGTGCTGGACCCCCGCAGCCTGAGCGCGTCCCTGGACGGCAAGCCGCTGTCCCTCACGACGTATGAGTTCAGCCTGCTGCGCGTCCTGGCCGAGCGCGCCGGCCGCGTCCTCAGCCGCGAACAGCTGCTCGACCTGGTGAAGGGCAGCGCGGACGAGGTCTTCGACCGCTCCGTGGACGTGCACATCTTCCGCCTGCGTCAGAAGCTGGAGGTGGACCCCCGCAACCCGCGCCTGCTCAAGACGGTCCGCGGCGCCGGCTACATGCTGGCCACGGAGACCGAGGCGGAGTCGTGAAGTTCTTCCGCCTCCCCATGGGCCTGCTCCCCCGCATCTACCTGGTGGGGGTCATCCAGATCATCCTCGTGGGCGTGTCGCTCATGCTCGCTCGGGACCTCCTGCGCAACGAGTCCTGGCGCAACCGCTTCGACGACGAGCTGTCCTACTTCGTCGACGAGTGGGCCAACCTGCGCGACCAGCCCGCCGCGCTCCAGGCATCGCTCGACCGCGCCCAGCAGCGCATGGGCATGCGCGTCACGCTGCGCGCCGCGGACGGGACGCTGCTGGGCAACACGCGGCCGGACCCCGTGCCGCCGCTGACCTCCGAGGAGTTCTCCGCCGTCGCCTCGCGCGTCACCCGCAGCGGTCCGCGCGGCCCGTTCCCCGGGCTGGGGGGCGGACCTGGCCGCCTCCTGGTGGTGAGTCCCTACCCGGGCCCCATCCAGGTCTACGCCTCCGTGTCGCTGCCCCCGCCGCCCCCGCCGCCGGATGGAGACCGGCAGACGGCCATCATCGTGGGGCTCGTGCTGATGTGTACCGCCATCACCTCCGTTGCCTTCGCGCGCACGCTCGCGGGCCCGCTGGAGAAGCTGGCCAGCGCGGCGCGCGCGTTCGGCGCGGGGAGGCTGGACGTGCGCGCGGGCCTGCGCCGCAAGGACGAACTGGGCCTGGTGTCCGAGGCCTTCGACGAGATGGCCGGCCGCATCACCCAGCTCTTGCGCTCGCAGAAGGAGCTGCTCGCCAACGTGTCACACGAGCTGCGCACGCCCCTGTCCCGCATCCGCGTGGCGCTGGACCTGGCCGCGGAGGGCGACGCGCAGACCGCGCGCGAGCTGCTGCCCGACATCACCGAGGACCTGTCGGAGCTGGAGCGCCTGGTGTCCGACGTGCTCACCACGTCCCGCCTGGAGCTGGTGACGGATGGCGCGAGCGGCGGCGTGCCCCCCCTGCGCCTGGAGCGCGTGGACGCGAACGCGCTGGTGGACAAGGCCGCCGCCCGCTTCCGCTCCGCCCGGCCGAAGCACCGGCTGGAGGTCCAGGTGGACGGCGCGCTGCCTGCGCTGGAGGCAGACCCCGTGCTGCTGCGGCGCGTGTTGGACAACCTGCTCGACAACGCGGGGAAGTATTCGGAGGCCGGCACCACCGTGAGGCTGCACGCCCGGGCGGAGGGCGGCGGCGTCCAGGTGGAGGTCCGGGACCAGGGCATCGGCATCGACGCGCAGGACCTGGCGCGCGTGGGCACGCCCTTCTTCCGCACCGACCGCAGCCGCGCCCGCACCACGGGCGGCGTGGGGCTGGGGCTGGCGTTGGTGCGCCGCATCCTGGACGCGCACCACGGCCACCTCACGCTGGAGAGCCAGCCGGGCCAGGGCACCACCGCGCGCGTCGTGCTCCCCGGAGTGGGGGCGGCGGACACAGCGGAGGGTCGCCTCGCCGTGGGTCATCTTTCGTAATAGAGACGAGATTCGCCGAAACATTTCAAAACGTAGATAAGGGGCATGAAGGCCTTGAGCGAGATGCCGCGGGAAGCGCCGGCCCTGGCGCCGGTGGAGCTGGACGAGGACGAGGGTCGCAAGCGCGGAGTGCCGCGCTGGGCCTGGGTCCTGGCGATCCTGGTGGTGGCGGGCGCGGGGGTGTTCTGGCGCATGCGCGCCGGAAGCCAGGCGGACGCCGTCACCTACGAGACGACCCCCGCCGAGGCCCGGAAGCTCACGGCCAGGGTGACGGCCACCGGCACCGTGGCGGCGCTGGTGACGGTGCAGGTCGGCAGTCAGGTCTCCGGCCGCATCCAGGAGCTGATGGTCGACTACAACTCGCAGGTCAAGAAGGGGCAGGTCATCGCCCGCATCGACCCGCAGCTGGTGCAGGCCGCGCTGGACCGGGCGAAGGCAAACATGACGGCCTCGCGCGCGAACCTCCAGAAGGCGCGCGTGAACGCGGACGTGGCGAAGAAGCAGGCCGCGCGCTCGAAGGAGCTGCGCGCGCAGCAGTTCATCTCCCAGTCGGAGCTGGAGACGGCCGAGTCCGCCGCCGCCAGCGGGCAGGCGGAGGTCACGGCCGCGGAGGGCTCGGTGGCCCAGGCGCAGGCCGCGCTCAACGAGGCGGAGGTGAACCTCAAGTACACGACCATCGTGTCGCCCACGGACGGCATCGTCATCTCGCGCAGCGTGGACGTGGGCCAGACGGTGGCCGCGTCCCTCCAGGCGCCCGTGCTCTTCACCATCGCGGAGGACCTGCGCAAGATGCAGGTCAACACCAGCATCGCGGAAGCGGACGTGGGCAAGCTGCAGCCCGGCATGAAGGCCACCTTCACCGTGGACGCCTTCCCGGGGGAGACCTTCGACGGCGTCATCCGGCAGATCCGCAACGAGGCCATCACCGTGCAGAACGTGGTGACCTACCTGGCCGTCATCGACGTGCCGAACCCGGACCTCAAGCTCAAGCCGGGCATGACGGCGAACGTGACCATCGTCACGCAGCAGAAGGACCAGGCGCTGTCCGTGCCCAACACGGCGCTGCGCTACCGCCCCGCGCCGTCGCCGAACGCGCCCGCGCAGGCTGCGGCGGCCCAGCCGCCCCCCGCGGGCACGCGCACCGTCTACGTGCTGCGCCGCCAGCCGGAGCAGAAGCCGCAGCCCGTGGCCGTGAACGTGCGCACCGGCATGACGGATGGCACGTACACGGAGGTGGTGGAAGGGGACATCAAGGCCGGCGACCGCGTCATCACCGCGGCGAATTCGCCGGCGGGCTCGACGTCCACCGGGGCTCCTTCGGGTGCGAGCCCCGTCGGCGGCGCGGGTGGCGGCCGGGGCATGGGCGGCGGCCGCCGGGGCCCGTTCTAGGCACGCGGCCGTTCCAATCACTTTCATCGCGGGCAGGGGAAGGGACAGAGGCAGACCGATGGACGCGGAAACGAAGCGGGCACCCCCCGTCATCCAGCTCAAGAACGTGGCGAAGGTGTACCGCTCCGGCGACGTGGAGGTGCGGGCCCTGCGCGGCGTGGACTTCACGGTGGAGCCGGGCGAGTTCGTCTCCATCATGGGCTCCTCCGGCTCGGGCAAGTCCACGCTGATGAACATCCTGGGCTGCCTGGACCGGCCCACCTCCGGGGAGTACCTGCTCAACGGCCGAGAGGTGGCCCGCCTGGACCGCGACGGCCTGGCGCGCGTGCGCAACCGCACCCTGGGCTTCGTCTTCCAGAGCTTCAACCTGCTGGCGCGCACCACCGCGCTGGAGAACGTGGAGCTGCCCATGCTGTACGCGGGCGTGCCCTCCAAGGAGCGCCGCGCGCGGGCGAAGGAGGCGCTGGAGCGCGTGGGGCTGGGGGCCCGGCTGGACCACCACCCGAAGCAGCTCTCCGGCGGTCAGCAGCAGCGCGTGGCCATCGCGCGGGCGCTGGTGGGCCGGCCGCGCGTCATCCTCGCGGACGAGCCCACGGGCAACCTGGACTCGCGCACCACGGTGGAGGTGATGGCGCTGTTCCAGCAGCTGCAGAAGGAAGGCCTCACGCTGGTGCTGGTGACGCACGAGCCGGACGTGGCCGAGTACACGCAGCGGGTGGTGGTGGTGAAGGACGGGCGCATCGTGAACGACAGACGCCAGACGCCGAACCCGGCGGTGGTGCCCGCCGAGGAGGTGGGGACATGAACATCCTGGAGACGGTCGTCCTGGCGCTGCGTGCGCTCTTGCGTTCCAAGACGCGCTCGGTGCTCACCGCGCTGGGCATCATCATCGGCGTGGGCGCGGTCATCGCCATGGTGGCCATTGGCGACGGCGCGAAGGCCAGCGTGCAGAAGGTCTTCGACTCCATGGGCACCAACCTGCTCATCATCCTGCCGGGTTCGTCCAGGTCCGGTGGCGCCCGGGGCGGCTTCGGCAGCCAGCCCACCATCACCTGGGACGACCTGGAGGCCGTGCGCACGCAGCTGTCCACCGTGCGCGGCGCGGCGCCGGAGATGCGCTCCAACGCGCAGGTGTTCAGCGAGGACCAGAACTGGAACACCAGCATCATCGGCACGACGACGGACTACTTCACCGTGCGCAGCTGGACCATGGCGAAGGGCGCGCACTTCACGGACGCGGACAACGAGGCGGGCGCGAAGGTGGCGGTGCTGGGCCAGACGGTGGTGGACAACCTCTACGGCAAGGGCTTCAACCCCGTGGGGCAGGTCATCCGCATCAACAAGACGCCCTTCACCGTGATGGGCGTGACGGCGCCCAAGGGCCAGTCGCCCGTGGGCCAGGACTTCGACAACACGGTGTTCGTGCCGGCCACCACCTTCCGCCGCCAGGTGCAGGCGCAGAGCCTGGGCGCGTACATCACCGGCGCGGTGTTCGTGCAGGCGGCGAGCGCGGACCTCACGGCGAAGGCCCAGACGGACGTGACGAACCTCCTGCGGGAGCGCCACCGCCTGGGCGAGGACGACGCGAACGACTTCGACGTGCGCAACCTGGCGGAGGTGGCCAGCGGTCAGCAGCAGAGCACGGAGACGCTGAGCCTGCTGCTCGCGGCCATCGCGGCGGTGTCGCTGGTGGTGGGCGGCATCGGCATCATGAACATCATGCTGGTGAGCGTCACCGAGCGGACGCGCGAGATTGGCGTGCGCGTGGCGGTGGGCGCCCGGCCGCGCGACATCCTGGCGCAGTTCCTCATCGAGGCGCTGACGCTGGCGGTGCTGGGCGGCATCATCGGCGCGGCCGTGGGCCTGGGCGTGGCGAAGCTGCTGGCCGCGCAGTTCGGCTGGCCCATGCTGGTCCGCCCGGACGTCGCGCTGCTGGCCATCGGGTTCAGCGGCCTGGTCGGGGTCGTCTTCGGGCTGTACCCGGCGCGCAAGGCGAGCCTGTTGGATCCCATCGATGCACTGAGGTACGAGTGATGCGCGCGCTTTCGTTGACGCTTTCGTTGTGGGTCCTGCCCGTGGTCGCGGGGGCCCAGACGCCGGCTCCGGCCACGGCGATGCCCCAGGACCCGGCGGCGCCCGTGACGCCTCCCGCCGTGCGGCAGTCCCTGTCCGCGTCCGCCGCCTCCGAGGGGCGCGTCATCACCCTGGCGGAGGCGGAGACCGCAGCGCGTGAGCACCAGCCGACGCTGCGCTCGGCGCAGGCGAACACCGACGCGGCGTACGCCCGGGTGGATCAGGCCTTCTCCGGCTTCCTGCCGCAGGTGAGCGCCAGCGCCAGCTACACGCTGGGCACCAGCAACCGGGCCGTCATCCAGAACGTGCCGGGCAGCGACACCGCGGTGGTGTCCAGCTCCACGCGGCGCTTCAGCGGGGGCATCTCCGCCAACCAGCTCATCTACGACTTCGGCCGGACGTCCGGGCGCTACAACGCGTCGAAAGAGAGCGCGGGCGCGCAGGAGGACTCGCAGCAGCAGGTGCTCCAGGACGTGCTGCGCGACGTGCGCTCCGCGTACTTCAACGTCCTCACGCAGAAGGCCCTGCTGGGCGTGGCGCGCGAGACGCTCCAGAGCGAGGAGGCGCGGCTCAACCAGGTGAACGCGTCCGTGCAGGTGGGGTCGCGGCCGGAAATCGACCTGCTCCAGCAGCGCACGGCGAAGGCCAACGCGCAGGTGGCGCTCATCCGCGCGCAGAACGCCTACGCCACCGCGAAGGCGCAGCTCAACCAGACCATGGGCGCGGAGACGTCCACCGACTACACCGTGCAGGACGTGACGGTGGCGGCCGTCGCCGGTGAGGACGAAGTGCTGGACGCGCTGGTGAAGCGCGCGCTGGAGGCCCGTCCCGACGTCGCCGCGCGCGAGCGTCAGATTCTGGCGCAGGAGTCGCAGGTGAAGGTGACGAAGGGCGGCCACTGGCCCAGCCTGAGCGCCACGGGCAACGTGTCCAACGTGGGCGCGAACCCGGTCAACGGCGCCACGCTGAGCGCGCAGGGCGGGCTGCAGCTGAGCTGGGCGCTGTTCCAGGGCGGGCTCGTCAACGCGCAGACGCGCGAGGCCAACGCCAACCTGCGCGACCTCCAGGCGCAGAAGGACGCGCTCCGGCAGCAGGTGCGGCTCCAGGTGGAGCAGGCCCGGCTCAACGTGGTGGCCACGCGGGAAGCGCTCACCGCCGCGGACGAGGCCCAGGTGAACGCGCGCGAGCGACTGCGGCTGGCCGAAGGGCGCTACCGCGCGGGCGTGGGCAACATCATCGAGGTCAGCGACGCGCAGGTGGCCTTCACCAACGCCGCCGCCCAGCAGGTGCAGGCGACGTACGACCTGGCCACCTCCCGCGCGGAGCTGGCGCGCGCCCTGGGCACGGTGGAGCTATCCACCGTGGCCTCGCGGTAGGCCCGGCGGGTGAAGACGTGAAACATGAGCCAACCCTGAAGGGTGGCAGTGGCGGCAGGACGCTCGAACACCGTAGGAAACGGCGGCTCCAACGTCATGGGTCACCTCCCGACAGGCCCGGAAACCCGCGGGGATGCACGCCGTGGAGGCCGTTTCCAGAGGGCACTCCGTCTCAGAAGTGGCATGGGTGTCGGGGTTGCCCGGACTCTGAAAGTCCACCTCCCGCGCAGCGACCCTATGGGTGAACAATGGGAGGCTGACCCGGCAAGTTCTGTCTGTCTGCCTCTATACGTCCTATGCCGTCGGCCAAACGTTTCGGGTCGGCAAGCAAAGGCATGGACAAGAAACTCGCAACCACCATCGGCGCATCGGCACGGGTCGCCCGGGGCCGCATGGAGCTTACGCAGGCCGACGTCGCCGAGCGAATCGACGTGGCCACGGAGGTGTACGGCCGCCTGGAGCGCGGCGGCATGCTCCCCAGCGTCCAGACCCTGCTGAAGCTGTGCCACGAGCTGCACGTCTCCGCGGACGAGCTGCTGGGACTCGCGGCGCAGGGTGCGCCGCCGTCGCGCGCCAGCGAAGCCCCGCCGCCCACTCCGGAGCGCCCGGAAGTGCGCCGGCTTCTGCGCAGCGTGCGTCAGCTGGACCCCGCCCAGGTGAAGCTGCTGGGCCTGGTGGCCAACGCGCTCCAGCGGCGGTAGCCCTCTTCCCCTCCCGCTCCTCCCGGCTTTGGGGGACACCGGACCGCGCGCGAACCGCCTTCAGAGGTTCGACAGGACGCGATCCAGGTCGGCGGGCCGCACCGGCTTGGTGAGGTGCACGTCGAACCCGGCCTTCAGGGCCTGCTGGTAGGCCTCCGGGTCGCCGTAGCCGGAGAGCGCCACCAGCCGCAGCTGCTGCCCCACGCGCGCGCGCAGCGTCCTCGCCACCTGGTAGCCGTCCAGCCCCGGCAGGCCAATGTCCACCAGCGCCAGCTCCGGCGCGTGCTCCAGGGCCAGCGCCACGCCCTGCATGCCGTCCTGGGCCACCGCCACCTGGTGGCCCCACAGCTCCAGCAGCTCGCGCATGGACTGGCGCGCGTCCGAGTTGTCCTCCACCAGGAGGATGCGCCGCGCGCGCCGCGTGTCCATCAGGTTCGCCCCGGTCGAGCGGGGGACGCGGTCCGCGGGCAGCAGGGGCAGCCGCACCACGAACTCGCTGCCCTGGCCCAGGCCGCCGCTGGTCGCGTCCACGCTGCCGCCGTGCATCCGCACCAGCGTGCGCACGAGGGTGAGGCCAATGCCCAGGCCCCCGCGCGAGCGCTCCAGGGACGTGTCCGCCTGGGCGAACAGCTCGAACATGGCGGGCAGCTTCTCAGGCGGGATGCCGATGCCGGTGTCCTTCACCCGCAGCACCGCCTGCGCGCTGCCGTCCACGCCCTCCTGGAAGAGCTCCACGGTGACGGTGCCCTGGTCCGTGTACTTGGCCGCGTTGTCCACCAGGTTGGTGAAGACCTGCTCCAGGCGCGTGGCGTCACCCTCCAGCCACAGCGGCGCGCGCGGCAGGTGGGCCTCCAGCGTCAGGCCGCGGGACTCCACGCGGGGGCGCAGGATGGAGAGCACCTGCTGGAGGACCTCCGTCAGGCTCACCGGCTCCTGGCGCAGCTCCACCTTGCCCCGGGTGATGCGGCTGACGTCCAGCAGGTCGTCCACCAGCCGCGCCAGGTGGTTCGTCTGGCGCTGGATGATGCCGTGCATCCGCGCTTCCTTGGTGTCCGTGGACGCCTTGCGCTCCAGGATGCCAATGGCCGTCATGATGGCGGCCAGCGGGTTGCGCAGCTCGTGGGCCAGCATGGCCAGGAACTCGTCCTTGCGCCGGTCCATCTCGATGAGCTGGTCCGTGCGCAGCCGGGCCTGCTGCTCCGCGTGGCGCAGGCGCAAGAGCGAGCGCACCGTGGCGATGAGCTCCGACGGCTCGTAGGGCTGGGTGAGGTACGCGTCCGCACCGCCCTCCAGGCCCTGCACCTTCTTGTCCGGCGTGACGAACGTCGCGGACGTGTGCATCACCGCGATGGCGGCCGTGGCCGCGTTGGCCCGCAGGCGCGCGCAGACCTCATAGCCGCTGATGTCCGGCAGCTTCACGTCCAGGACGATGACGTCCGGGCGGTGCTCCTCCGCCAGCAGGAGCGCCGCCATGCCGGTGGCCGCCTCCAGCACGTGGTAGCCGGACATCTCCAGGATGCGGTTGACCAGGTAGCGGTTGGCCTCGTCGTCGTTGACGTTGAGGACCGTTGCCAGACGGGGTTGCTCAGCCACGGGGGTTCGCCTCGCGCAGTTCCCGGTTCCCCAATCCCGCCTTGGACAGCGCGTCGCGGATGCGGGTGATGGCCACTTCCCGGCTGAGCGTGTGCTTGGCCAGGATGGCGGACGTCTCGCGTGACAGCCGCGCCCGCTCCGCCTCCTGCAGCTGGTGGGAGGTGTGCAGGATGATGGGGATGTCGCGCGTGCGCGGATCCGCCTTCAGTTCGTCCAGCACGTCGAAGGCGGTGATGTCCGGCAGCACGAAGTCCAGGAAGATGAGGTGTGGGGCGTTCTCGCGCGCGATGCGCACGCCGTCACGGCCGTTGGAGGCCTCCAGCAGCTGGTAGGGCGTGTCCTTGAGCAGCTGCTTGAGCAGGTAGCGGTGCACGTCGTCGTCGTCGATGATGAGCAGCCGCTCCACCGGACCGACGCGGGCCAGCGACGCCAGCTTCTTCTGCAGGCGCACCTCGTCCACGGGCTTGAGCCAGAACTCGTCCGCGCCCAGGGCGCGCGCCTTCTGCTCGCGGTCCGTCACGGTGACGACGAGGATGGGGATGTCGCGCGTCTGCTCGCCGTTCTTCATCTCCGCGAGGAAGCTCCAGCTCGTCTCGCCCTCCAGCATCACGTCCAGCACCATGGCGGCGGGGCGCACGCGCTGCATCACCTTGCGCGCGTCCTCCACGGTGCGCACGGGCAGCACCTGGAAGCCGGAGCGCGCCAGGTACTTCTCGTAGAGGAACAGCGTCTGGCGGTCGTCCTCCAGCACCAGCACCGGCGCGCGGCCCGGGTCCAGCTTCTCGCTGCGCTGGGTGAGCCCCGTCATCTCCGACACTTCCGGGTGGACGCGCGGCAGGGTGATGGTGAAGGTGGCGCCCTGGCCCAGCGTGCTCTTCACGGTGAGCGAGCCGCCCAGGACCTCCGCCAGCTTGCGCGCCAGCGGCAGGCCCAGGCCGGTGCCCTTCACCTGCCGCTGCAGGTGGCTGTCCACCTGGATGAACTCCTCGAAGACGCGCTCGTGGTTCTCCGGCGCGATGCCGATGCCCGTGTCCTTCACGGTGAACACCACCGTGTCCTTGGGGCCCGGGGCCACGGTCACCGTGATGGTGCCGGACTCGGTGAACTTCACCGCGTTGGACACCAGGTTG contains the following coding sequences:
- a CDS encoding ABC transporter permease yields the protein MNILETVVLALRALLRSKTRSVLTALGIIIGVGAVIAMVAIGDGAKASVQKVFDSMGTNLLIILPGSSRSGGARGGFGSQPTITWDDLEAVRTQLSTVRGAAPEMRSNAQVFSEDQNWNTSIIGTTTDYFTVRSWTMAKGAHFTDADNEAGAKVAVLGQTVVDNLYGKGFNPVGQVIRINKTPFTVMGVTAPKGQSPVGQDFDNTVFVPATTFRRQVQAQSLGAYITGAVFVQAASADLTAKAQTDVTNLLRERHRLGEDDANDFDVRNLAEVASGQQQSTETLSLLLAAIAAVSLVVGGIGIMNIMLVSVTERTREIGVRVAVGARPRDILAQFLIEALTLAVLGGIIGAAVGLGVAKLLAAQFGWPMLVRPDVALLAIGFSGLVGVVFGLYPARKASLLDPIDALRYE
- a CDS encoding efflux RND transporter periplasmic adaptor subunit, which gives rise to MKALSEMPREAPALAPVELDEDEGRKRGVPRWAWVLAILVVAGAGVFWRMRAGSQADAVTYETTPAEARKLTARVTATGTVAALVTVQVGSQVSGRIQELMVDYNSQVKKGQVIARIDPQLVQAALDRAKANMTASRANLQKARVNADVAKKQAARSKELRAQQFISQSELETAESAAASGQAEVTAAEGSVAQAQAALNEAEVNLKYTTIVSPTDGIVISRSVDVGQTVAASLQAPVLFTIAEDLRKMQVNTSIAEADVGKLQPGMKATFTVDAFPGETFDGVIRQIRNEAITVQNVVTYLAVIDVPNPDLKLKPGMTANVTIVTQQKDQALSVPNTALRYRPAPSPNAPAQAAAAQPPPAGTRTVYVLRRQPEQKPQPVAVNVRTGMTDGTYTEVVEGDIKAGDRVITAANSPAGSTSTGAPSGASPVGGAGGGRGMGGGRRGPF
- a CDS encoding ABC transporter ATP-binding protein — its product is MDAETKRAPPVIQLKNVAKVYRSGDVEVRALRGVDFTVEPGEFVSIMGSSGSGKSTLMNILGCLDRPTSGEYLLNGREVARLDRDGLARVRNRTLGFVFQSFNLLARTTALENVELPMLYAGVPSKERRARAKEALERVGLGARLDHHPKQLSGGQQQRVAIARALVGRPRVILADEPTGNLDSRTTVEVMALFQQLQKEGLTLVLVTHEPDVAEYTQRVVVVKDGRIVNDRRQTPNPAVVPAEEVGT
- a CDS encoding TolC family protein, with the translated sequence MRALSLTLSLWVLPVVAGAQTPAPATAMPQDPAAPVTPPAVRQSLSASAASEGRVITLAEAETAAREHQPTLRSAQANTDAAYARVDQAFSGFLPQVSASASYTLGTSNRAVIQNVPGSDTAVVSSSTRRFSGGISANQLIYDFGRTSGRYNASKESAGAQEDSQQQVLQDVLRDVRSAYFNVLTQKALLGVARETLQSEEARLNQVNASVQVGSRPEIDLLQQRTAKANAQVALIRAQNAYATAKAQLNQTMGAETSTDYTVQDVTVAAVAGEDEVLDALVKRALEARPDVAARERQILAQESQVKVTKGGHWPSLSATGNVSNVGANPVNGATLSAQGGLQLSWALFQGGLVNAQTREANANLRDLQAQKDALRQQVRLQVEQARLNVVATREALTAADEAQVNARERLRLAEGRYRAGVGNIIEVSDAQVAFTNAAAQQVQATYDLATSRAELARALGTVELSTVASR
- a CDS encoding helix-turn-helix transcriptional regulator, whose amino-acid sequence is MDKKLATTIGASARVARGRMELTQADVAERIDVATEVYGRLERGGMLPSVQTLLKLCHELHVSADELLGLAAQGAPPSRASEAPPPTPERPEVRRLLRSVRQLDPAQVKLLGLVANALQRR